The Petroclostridium xylanilyticum genome has a segment encoding these proteins:
- a CDS encoding CopG family ribbon-helix-helix protein: MAHLKKILVSLPDSLLQEVDSIVTVEKINRSELVREAMKLYIRERRRIEMRDKMKKGYQEMAEINLKLAEMCFDADSELQLNYEEKLAECE, translated from the coding sequence TTGGCACATCTGAAAAAAATATTAGTAAGTCTTCCTGACAGTCTTTTGCAGGAAGTCGATTCGATTGTAACGGTGGAAAAAATTAATCGCAGTGAACTGGTTAGAGAAGCTATGAAACTTTATATTAGGGAAAGAAGAAGAATTGAAATGAGAGATAAAATGAAAAAAGGCTATCAGGAGATGGCAGAGATTAACCTAAAGTTAGCGGAGATGTGTTTTGATGCGGATAGTGAGTTGCAGTTGAATTATGAGGAAAAACTAGCGGAGTGTGAATAA
- a CDS encoding IS200/IS605 family accessory protein TnpB-related protein codes for MKKIGSDKFKNTKMINSLRRYRENYINDYLHKVSKNIIDKAIEHNVYKIVIGKIEGLKLNMNYNKSFVQIPIQKLVELIKYKAKLQGIEVKFKEESYTSGCSAFDLEPINKKYYKKTRRVVRGLFKSNFGLVNADVNGSLNILRKEEKCIPEIVKTMRDKGRVSSPLRVRVAC; via the coding sequence ATGAAAAAAATAGGTTCTGATAAATTCAAAAATACTAAAATGATTAATTCATTAAGAAGATACAGAGAAAATTATATCAATGATTATCTTCATAAAGTAAGTAAAAATATTATAGATAAAGCAATAGAGCATAATGTTTACAAAATTGTTATAGGCAAAATTGAAGGACTTAAACTAAATATGAATTATAATAAATCGTTTGTTCAAATACCTATACAAAAATTAGTAGAACTAATTAAGTATAAGGCTAAATTACAAGGGATTGAGGTTAAATTTAAGGAAGAGAGTTATACAAGTGGATGCAGTGCTTTCGATTTAGAACCTATAAATAAAAAATACTATAAAAAAACTCGTAGAGTAGTTAGAGGACTTTTTAAATCAAACTTTGGATTAGTAAATGCAGATGTTAATGGAAGTTTAAATATACTAAGAAAAGAAGAGAAATGTATTCCCGAAATAGTAAAAACTATGAGGGATAAAGGGAGAGTGTCCTCCCCGTTGAGAGTAAGGGTTGCCTGTTAA
- the alr gene encoding alanine racemase encodes MSDFLKRVWAEVNLDHIAHNMKEIKRITTESTKILAVVKADAYGHGFLEVSRTLLANGADRLAVAFLDEAKQLRNHGIDVPILILGYTPEQWVKDLVELDITQTVYNFSLAETISQAAVSRNKKAKIHLKIDTGMTRLGFACEDNTIKTILDIARLPGIEIEGIFTHFASADEKDPGFTRYQFQKFMFICSKLENNGLYIPIKHVCNSAGIMQFPEMHLDMVRPGIILYGLYPSDEVDKQKILLKPAMALKAAVTHLKEVKEGIPVSYGRVYTTRKRTCIATVPVGYADGFSRALTGKVKMIAGENIVPVIGRICMDQCMIDVTDVKNINIGDEVVIFGSRNGLNIPVEDIAKVLNTINYEVVCAVGKRVPRVYIKNGEIVKVLNYII; translated from the coding sequence ATGTCAGATTTTTTAAAACGAGTATGGGCTGAAGTCAATTTGGATCATATTGCCCATAATATGAAGGAAATTAAAAGAATAACTACAGAAAGTACAAAAATATTAGCAGTGGTAAAAGCAGATGCATATGGACATGGTTTTTTAGAGGTTTCCAGAACCCTATTAGCAAATGGTGCTGACAGGCTGGCTGTTGCTTTCCTCGATGAGGCTAAACAATTACGTAATCATGGAATTGACGTGCCTATACTGATATTGGGGTATACACCGGAGCAATGGGTGAAAGATCTGGTTGAACTGGATATAACCCAAACAGTTTACAATTTTTCTTTGGCAGAGACAATCTCACAAGCCGCAGTATCAAGAAATAAAAAGGCGAAGATTCATCTAAAAATTGATACAGGCATGACGAGATTGGGATTTGCGTGTGAAGATAATACAATAAAAACCATTTTGGATATTGCCCGGCTGCCGGGAATAGAAATTGAAGGAATATTTACTCATTTTGCTTCCGCCGATGAGAAGGACCCGGGTTTTACCCGATATCAATTCCAAAAATTTATGTTTATATGCAGCAAGCTGGAAAATAACGGCCTTTATATACCTATTAAACATGTATGTAATAGTGCAGGCATCATGCAATTTCCGGAGATGCATCTGGATATGGTAAGGCCGGGAATTATCCTATATGGGCTATATCCATCTGATGAAGTGGATAAACAAAAAATACTTCTTAAGCCTGCAATGGCATTAAAAGCAGCTGTTACTCACCTGAAAGAGGTGAAGGAAGGAATTCCTGTAAGTTATGGAAGGGTATATACAACAAGGAAAAGAACTTGCATTGCAACCGTGCCTGTAGGATATGCAGATGGCTTTTCCAGGGCATTGACAGGTAAAGTAAAAATGATAGCAGGTGAAAATATTGTTCCTGTTATAGGAAGAATATGTATGGATCAGTGTATGATAGACGTCACAGATGTAAAAAATATTAATATTGGTGATGAAGTTGTAATATTTGGCAGCAGGAATGGTTTGAATATACCTGTAGAAGACATTGCAAAGGTATTGAATACAATAAACTATGAAGTAGTGTGTGCCGTAGGAAAACGGGTGCCAAGAGTATATATAAAAAATGGGGAAATTGTAAAAGTACTTAATTATATTATATAG
- the acpS gene encoding holo-ACP synthase gives MIVGTGIDIVEIERISRAIQRNNGFIRRFFTIKEQQYFESRRNRYEVIAGNFAAKEAFSKALGTGIRNFALRDLEILRDALGKPYINLYGSALKAVQQMEIGKFHISISHCKNYAIASVIAEKG, from the coding sequence TTGATAGTTGGTACTGGTATAGATATTGTCGAAATAGAGAGAATTTCCCGGGCAATACAGAGAAATAATGGATTTATCAGAAGATTTTTCACAATAAAAGAACAGCAGTATTTTGAAAGCAGAAGAAACCGCTACGAGGTTATAGCGGGTAACTTTGCTGCCAAGGAAGCCTTTTCAAAAGCATTAGGGACAGGAATAAGAAACTTTGCACTAAGGGATTTAGAAATATTAAGAGATGCTTTGGGGAAACCGTACATCAATTTATACGGTAGTGCCCTTAAAGCAGTCCAACAAATGGAGATAGGTAAATTTCATATTTCAATATCTCATTGTAAAAATTATGCTATTGCAAGTGTAATAGCCGAAAAGGGGTGA
- a CDS encoding glycosyl hydrolase family 18 protein, giving the protein MKRLLFILLSITVLVTISVAYFMWPNNMSVPPNDSDQPRLIVEGEIAKGKGAPVIENGDILLSLPVIKEYIDPKVYWDKENNKIIFTTADKVVKMKTDHLTAMINARPVDLNIPARLIDGVPYIPIKFLSDIFGVEVKWIESTNVVMMDYAGSFKLVAEVVAEGAKIRKNPSIKSPILVKNLKINQTMRAFDEYEKWYKVRTEDGIVGYIEKRFIKVTPVNVKDSMTENIPRQSWKPEKGKINLVWEYVHKKTPDMSKVKKINGLDIVSPTWFTIVDKKGTVANRADVKYVEWAHNNGYKVWGLLSNNFDPDLTSEVLNNTELREKIIQQVLLYAQIYNLDGINIDFENVYLKDRDMLTQFVREFVPILREQGLVVSMDVTVKSGSENWSMFYDRKALAEVVDYIAVMTYDQHWSSSPIAGSVAQLKWVENSIKGILKEVPAHKLLLGLPFYTREWKEEIIDGKKKVTSKALSMEAAQKIIKEKKADVTWDEESGQYYAQYQEGQAVYKIWLEDAKSINLKSSLVHKYDLAGVASWRRGFESEDIWAVLLDNLKEKQNYTQWARANGFDDKVFD; this is encoded by the coding sequence ATGAAGAGGCTATTATTTATTCTTTTATCGATTACTGTATTAGTTACCATAAGTGTAGCTTACTTTATGTGGCCGAACAATATGAGTGTCCCTCCTAATGATTCAGACCAGCCACGTTTGATTGTAGAAGGAGAAATCGCTAAGGGAAAAGGGGCACCCGTTATAGAAAATGGAGATATCCTGTTATCGTTACCTGTTATTAAAGAGTATATTGATCCAAAAGTTTACTGGGATAAAGAGAATAATAAGATCATTTTTACAACAGCTGATAAAGTTGTTAAAATGAAAACTGATCATCTTACTGCAATGATAAATGCACGTCCCGTAGATTTAAATATTCCTGCAAGACTAATTGATGGTGTACCCTATATACCGATAAAATTTCTAAGTGATATATTTGGCGTTGAAGTGAAATGGATAGAATCCACCAATGTAGTAATGATGGACTATGCAGGAAGCTTTAAGCTGGTGGCGGAAGTAGTGGCTGAAGGAGCAAAGATCCGTAAGAACCCGTCCATCAAATCACCTATACTTGTAAAGAATTTAAAAATAAACCAGACAATGCGTGCTTTTGATGAATATGAAAAGTGGTATAAAGTTAGGACCGAGGATGGAATCGTAGGGTATATTGAGAAGCGTTTCATAAAGGTGACACCGGTAAATGTAAAGGACAGTATGACGGAAAATATACCAAGGCAATCCTGGAAACCTGAAAAAGGTAAAATTAATCTAGTTTGGGAGTATGTGCACAAAAAAACACCGGATATGTCAAAGGTGAAAAAAATCAATGGATTGGATATAGTATCACCCACCTGGTTTACTATAGTAGATAAAAAGGGGACTGTAGCAAACAGGGCAGATGTTAAATACGTAGAATGGGCGCATAATAACGGCTACAAGGTATGGGGACTGCTCAGCAACAACTTTGATCCTGATCTTACTAGTGAAGTACTTAACAACACTGAGCTAAGAGAAAAGATTATCCAGCAGGTACTGTTGTATGCACAAATCTATAATTTGGATGGAATAAATATAGATTTTGAAAATGTTTATTTGAAAGATAGGGATATGCTTACACAATTTGTGCGGGAATTCGTTCCTATATTAAGAGAGCAGGGCCTGGTTGTCTCCATGGATGTCACTGTAAAGTCTGGAAGTGAAAACTGGTCTATGTTCTATGATAGGAAAGCCCTGGCTGAGGTTGTAGATTATATTGCTGTTATGACCTATGACCAGCATTGGTCTTCCAGCCCTATTGCAGGATCGGTTGCACAGTTAAAATGGGTGGAGAACAGCATAAAGGGAATATTAAAGGAGGTTCCGGCTCATAAGCTGCTGCTTGGGTTGCCCTTCTATACAAGGGAATGGAAAGAAGAAATAATAGATGGGAAGAAAAAAGTTACTTCTAAAGCTCTATCTATGGAAGCAGCACAGAAAATTATAAAGGAAAAGAAAGCTGATGTTACCTGGGATGAAGAAAGCGGGCAGTACTACGCCCAGTATCAGGAAGGACAAGCTGTCTATAAAATCTGGCTGGAGGATGCAAAGTCCATTAATTTAAAATCTTCCCTGGTGCACAAGTACGATCTTGCCGGTGTAGCTTCCTGGAGGAGGGGATTTGAAAGTGAAGACATTTGGGCGGTATTGTTGGACAACCTGAAAGAAAAGCAAAATTATACACAATGGGCAAGGGCAAATGGGTTTGATGATAAAGTATTTGATTAG
- a CDS encoding GntR family transcriptional regulator has protein sequence MQLSDTPKYLQLKEFIKGLIQHNQLKPGEKIYSENELAEKFSISRHTVRQAVGELVNEGWLYRSQGKGTFVARQPNIQKERSKIIGVVTTYLNDYIFPSIIKGIDVALSSKGYSIVLGHTNSEIEKERACLNNLLDKNIDGLIVEPTKSALPNPNLDIYRELSAKGIPIIFIHGYYSDLHYSYVIEDDILAGYLATKHLIDLGHDHVVGIFKVDDIQGHGRFKGFTKAYKEKGLPIQNHSVIWFSTEDKDTMFDSSRYDELLMNRLENCTALVCYNDQIAIKIIDMLRKRGIKVPQDISIVSFDDSDISTATEVKLTTVAHPKEKLGERAAELLVAMIEGKEIHVEEIMEPKLIVRESTRRWMK, from the coding sequence ATGCAATTATCGGATACACCTAAATATTTACAACTCAAAGAATTTATTAAAGGCCTTATTCAACATAATCAGTTAAAGCCGGGAGAAAAAATTTATTCTGAGAATGAACTGGCAGAGAAGTTTAGCATCAGCCGGCATACTGTCCGTCAGGCAGTTGGTGAACTGGTGAATGAAGGCTGGTTATATCGCTCGCAGGGTAAAGGCACTTTTGTGGCAAGGCAGCCTAATATTCAAAAAGAAAGAAGCAAGATTATTGGTGTAGTGACAACATATCTGAATGATTATATTTTTCCCAGTATTATTAAAGGCATTGATGTCGCCCTTAGTTCTAAAGGTTACAGTATAGTGCTTGGGCACACCAATAGTGAGATAGAAAAGGAAAGAGCATGTTTAAACAACTTGCTGGATAAAAATATTGATGGATTGATTGTTGAGCCAACCAAGAGTGCTCTTCCTAACCCCAATCTGGATATTTACAGGGAACTAAGCGCGAAAGGAATACCCATCATATTTATTCACGGATATTACAGTGATTTGCACTATTCATATGTTATTGAAGATGATATACTGGCAGGGTATCTGGCAACTAAACATCTTATAGATCTTGGACATGATCACGTGGTTGGTATTTTTAAGGTTGATGATATTCAAGGGCATGGCCGTTTTAAAGGTTTTACAAAAGCCTATAAAGAGAAGGGCTTACCTATACAAAACCATTCTGTGATCTGGTTTTCAACTGAAGACAAGGATACAATGTTTGACAGCAGCAGGTATGATGAACTATTGATGAATAGGCTGGAGAATTGTACTGCCTTGGTATGCTATAATGACCAGATTGCTATAAAAATAATTGATATGCTTAGAAAAAGGGGGATAAAAGTTCCTCAAGATATTTCAATTGTGAGTTTTGACGATTCGGACATTTCTACGGCGACAGAAGTCAAACTGACAACGGTAGCCCACCCTAAAGAGAAACTCGGGGAAAGGGCAGCAGAGCTTTTGGTAGCCATGATTGAAGGTAAGGAAATTCATGTAGAAGAAATAATGGAACCAAAATTAATTGTAAGAGAATCTACCAGACGGTGGATGAAATAA
- a CDS encoding LolA family protein has protein sequence MEKCKYLLLLLTLMTILCSCSQKEKNADAYTRIYEKYKDIKSYQCIMTINISSNKTVKQYKIKQYYKSPDNYKVEVLEPEEIKGLVTVYSNSCVTTIQPEIEGKFTLLNFNPVGESYIFLPDFLESYYKSEQTSVMTMREQESRYTVLKADIPGNNPYRFSQSMWIDNQSLLPVKMEVYDIKNKPVISIRFDEFEFNAKLEDEVFQID, from the coding sequence TTGGAGAAGTGTAAGTATCTTCTACTATTACTTACACTAATGACAATCCTGTGTTCATGCAGTCAAAAAGAAAAGAACGCAGATGCATACACAAGAATATATGAAAAATATAAAGACATCAAAAGCTACCAATGTATTATGACAATAAACATATCAAGCAACAAAACAGTAAAACAGTATAAGATTAAACAATATTACAAATCTCCCGATAATTATAAAGTTGAGGTGTTGGAGCCGGAAGAAATCAAAGGGCTGGTTACCGTATATTCAAATAGCTGTGTTACTACTATCCAGCCTGAAATTGAGGGTAAATTTACGTTATTGAATTTTAACCCGGTTGGTGAATCCTACATTTTTTTACCGGACTTTTTGGAATCATATTATAAATCAGAGCAGACTTCGGTGATGACAATGCGGGAGCAAGAAAGCAGGTATACGGTGTTAAAGGCGGATATCCCGGGTAATAACCCTTATAGGTTCAGCCAGAGCATGTGGATTGATAATCAATCCCTTCTGCCTGTAAAAATGGAGGTATATGATATAAAAAACAAACCGGTAATTTCAATACGGTTTGATGAATTTGAATTTAATGCAAAACTTGAGGATGAAGTTTTTCAAATAGACTAA
- a CDS encoding NAD(P)H-hydrate dehydratase — protein MKVADCDQMREIDQAAIHEIGIPGIILMENAALRVVEEIKNILGEVNYKSIIVFCGKGNNGGDGFAIARHLFNAGANVLVVLIADRNEVKGDALTNLQIIENLGIKIVQVVDEVHLEEIAASLYLCDLIVDAIFGTGIKGNISGTVADIIQLINYSGRYVVSVDIPSGINGDTGQICGVCVNADTTVTFALPKVGLLNYPAADYVGKLVIADISIPGSIIERQNININIIEKEYIKGLIPARYSNSNKGDYGKIFIVAGSTGMTGAATLAGLAAIRSGSGLVTVGIPKALNAIMEVKLTEVMTFPLEDEGRGTLSHSCIHQIIEKMNKADVMVFGPGLSTDASIPDILKDVLKQSDIPIIIDADGINALAKNINVLKECKCPVVITPHPGEMSRLTGLGIQHIQANRIETARNFAKDWNITVVLKGARTVVALPDEEVFINCTGNAGMATGGTGDVLAGIIASLAGQGLGVSKAAIAGVYIHGLAGDISAETRGEHGLIATDLIEALPSVIRQLVAGN, from the coding sequence ATGAAGGTGGCAGACTGTGACCAAATGAGAGAGATTGATCAGGCGGCTATTCATGAAATTGGAATACCCGGTATTATTTTAATGGAGAATGCGGCTTTAAGAGTGGTAGAAGAAATAAAAAATATTTTAGGGGAAGTTAATTATAAAAGTATAATCGTATTCTGTGGAAAGGGCAACAATGGCGGTGATGGATTTGCGATTGCCAGACATTTATTCAATGCAGGTGCTAATGTTTTGGTTGTACTAATTGCAGACAGAAATGAAGTAAAAGGTGATGCATTGACCAATCTGCAGATTATCGAGAATTTAGGTATAAAAATTGTACAGGTAGTGGACGAAGTTCATCTGGAAGAAATTGCTGCCAGCTTATATCTATGTGATTTGATTGTAGACGCTATTTTTGGGACGGGAATAAAAGGGAATATTTCCGGAACGGTAGCAGATATTATCCAGCTCATTAATTATTCAGGAAGATATGTTGTTTCAGTGGATATACCCAGCGGCATTAATGGTGATACGGGACAGATTTGTGGTGTATGTGTGAATGCAGATACAACGGTTACTTTTGCGTTGCCTAAAGTCGGTTTATTGAACTATCCGGCAGCAGATTATGTAGGTAAGCTTGTAATTGCAGATATATCTATTCCTGGTAGTATAATTGAGAGGCAGAATATAAATATTAATATCATAGAGAAAGAATATATTAAAGGGCTTATTCCGGCAAGATATAGCAATTCGAATAAAGGGGATTATGGAAAAATCTTTATTGTTGCCGGGTCAACGGGAATGACGGGAGCAGCAACGCTGGCAGGGTTGGCTGCTATAAGAAGCGGTTCTGGATTGGTTACCGTAGGGATACCTAAAGCTCTTAATGCAATAATGGAAGTAAAACTGACGGAAGTGATGACCTTTCCATTGGAGGATGAAGGGCGAGGAACCCTTTCTCATTCCTGTATCCATCAAATTATTGAAAAAATGAATAAGGCGGATGTAATGGTATTTGGTCCTGGCCTCTCAACCGATGCAAGCATACCGGATATATTAAAGGATGTACTAAAGCAGTCGGATATACCTATAATTATTGATGCAGATGGTATAAATGCACTGGCGAAGAATATAAATGTATTAAAGGAGTGTAAATGTCCTGTAGTGATAACGCCACATCCAGGGGAAATGTCCCGTCTAACGGGGCTGGGCATTCAGCATATACAGGCAAATAGAATTGAAACCGCCAGAAACTTTGCAAAAGATTGGAATATCACTGTAGTATTAAAAGGAGCGAGGACTGTGGTTGCCTTACCGGATGAAGAGGTATTTATCAATTGTACAGGAAATGCAGGTATGGCTACAGGCGGAACAGGGGATGTCCTTGCCGGTATTATCGCATCGTTGGCAGGGCAAGGTCTGGGTGTTAGTAAAGCTGCAATTGCCGGTGTATATATTCATGGACTTGCAGGAGACATCAGTGCTGAAACTAGAGGAGAACATGGACTCATAGCAACGGATTTGATAGAAGCATTACCCAGCGTTATTCGACAGTTGGTTGCCGGAAATTAA
- a CDS encoding CBS domain-containing protein: protein MKVREIMKRDVITIRKDATIEEVVHTLVDNGITSIPVVDEDNRVIGIISEKDLIYKDINPSMPANVEYLGGIIFLDGVDEYQQELKKLTATKVEQMMSMDVITVNEEDSVNEAARILAHEHISSVPVVRGDKLVGIVSSTDIVRTLIQ, encoded by the coding sequence TTGAAAGTTAGAGAAATTATGAAGAGAGATGTTATAACGATAAGAAAGGATGCCACTATAGAAGAAGTAGTCCATACATTGGTTGATAACGGGATAACAAGTATACCGGTTGTAGATGAAGACAACCGTGTTATTGGAATTATTTCAGAGAAGGATTTGATATATAAGGATATAAACCCTTCCATGCCGGCAAATGTAGAGTACTTAGGAGGAATTATATTCCTGGATGGGGTGGATGAATATCAACAAGAGCTAAAAAAATTAACAGCTACCAAAGTGGAGCAAATGATGAGTATGGATGTAATAACTGTAAATGAGGAAGATAGTGTCAACGAAGCAGCACGAATCCTTGCACATGAACATATTAGCAGTGTACCTGTTGTGCGGGGGGACAAATTGGTTGGAATAGTGAGCAGCACTGATATTGTCAGGACATTGATTCAGTAA
- a CDS encoding methyl-accepting chemotaxis protein, producing the protein MARLSMKYFNKINMSRKISKMPIKVKIIAAFIVVILFMGCLNAYLMISLSSYNRQYNTILTNIIYANHINEKAEQIPKVLSDIIFKNVKLEESGHRDMIKEVNNSIQAIGKELTEADSISKLNSVERLMESLSEENSKAEELIRQKKTVAALEHVQNVAKISGFIRNNIQEFILMELRHSDMVKQRIENKFKTSITMNIVVMCIVVAFSVVSALMISRNIADPIKDLCTKATLIASGNLTIDRLQVKTRDELRELADAFNGMVDNLKEIIRKVYDVSEKVHTASTQLSESAEQNSRGGEEISAAVQEMVAGIHTQNSESQNTMKAVENMYNISQDIATSSERILNNANQSVELASEGTQCINRFISQLKAINQVIHETSEVTEKLNLSSKEMNKILNTISSISSQTNLLSLNASIEAARAGEAGKGFAVVAQEIRKLAEESASSAKRIGDIIKSVQTESDLMNSKMQESLTQMLAGNQIAEQARKYFESIEHENKVVNKDVQAISSELKHLVAGIENVNNSMIQIEKILNANVGVSESISATVEQQAASLEEVSASATVLSELAGELDIVVKKFKI; encoded by the coding sequence ATGGCCAGATTATCCATGAAATATTTCAACAAAATTAATATGAGCAGGAAAATATCTAAAATGCCCATCAAGGTTAAAATAATTGCAGCCTTCATAGTGGTCATCCTGTTCATGGGATGTCTTAATGCCTATCTGATGATCAGCTTATCAAGCTATAACAGGCAGTACAATACCATTCTTACAAATATCATCTATGCCAATCATATAAATGAAAAAGCGGAACAGATCCCTAAGGTCCTCTCAGATATTATTTTTAAGAATGTCAAATTAGAAGAATCCGGGCACAGGGATATGATTAAAGAAGTGAATAACTCTATACAAGCCATTGGGAAAGAATTAACAGAGGCAGACAGCATCAGCAAGCTGAATTCCGTTGAAAGACTGATGGAGTCGCTGAGTGAGGAGAACAGCAAGGCTGAAGAGCTTATAAGGCAGAAGAAGACCGTTGCGGCGCTTGAGCATGTACAAAATGTGGCCAAAATTTCAGGCTTTATTCGAAACAATATCCAGGAATTCATATTAATGGAACTCAGACATAGTGATATGGTCAAGCAAAGGATCGAAAATAAATTTAAAACAAGTATTACAATGAATATTGTTGTGATGTGTATTGTTGTAGCATTTTCAGTGGTCAGTGCATTAATGATATCCAGAAACATTGCTGATCCAATCAAAGATTTGTGTACCAAAGCGACTTTAATTGCTTCAGGGAATTTAACAATAGATAGATTGCAGGTTAAAACCCGGGATGAATTAAGGGAACTTGCCGATGCTTTTAACGGAATGGTAGATAATCTCAAAGAAATTATTCGAAAAGTTTATGATGTAAGTGAGAAGGTACATACAGCATCAACGCAATTAAGCGAAAGTGCTGAGCAGAACAGCAGGGGAGGGGAAGAGATATCTGCTGCTGTTCAGGAGATGGTTGCAGGAATACATACTCAAAATAGCGAATCACAAAATACCATGAAGGCTGTAGAAAATATGTATAATATTTCTCAGGATATAGCAACCAGTTCCGAAAGGATATTAAACAATGCAAATCAATCGGTTGAGCTGGCCAGTGAAGGAACTCAATGTATTAATCGTTTTATATCGCAGCTAAAGGCCATAAACCAGGTGATTCATGAAACATCAGAAGTTACTGAAAAGTTGAATCTGAGTTCTAAGGAAATGAATAAGATACTTAATACAATATCCTCTATTTCTTCACAGACTAATTTGCTCTCGCTCAATGCATCTATTGAGGCAGCCAGGGCAGGCGAAGCAGGTAAAGGATTTGCGGTTGTTGCCCAAGAAATAAGAAAACTGGCAGAAGAATCTGCATCATCGGCCAAAAGGATAGGAGATATCATCAAAAGTGTCCAGACAGAATCGGATTTAATGAACAGCAAAATGCAGGAAAGCCTGACGCAAATGCTAGCTGGTAACCAAATTGCCGAACAGGCAAGAAAATATTTTGAGTCTATTGAACATGAAAACAAAGTAGTGAACAAGGATGTACAAGCAATATCCAGTGAATTGAAGCATCTGGTTGCAGGAATTGAAAATGTAAACAATAGTATGATACAAATAGAAAAAATCCTTAACGCAAATGTAGGTGTAAGTGAAAGTATTTCTGCAACAGTAGAACAGCAAGCAGCAAGCCTTGAAGAAGTGTCAGCATCTGCCACAGTTTTATCCGAATTGGCAGGAGAATTGGATATAGTGGTTAAAAAGTTTAAAATATAA
- a CDS encoding putative holin-like toxin, translating into MTTYEAISLMIQFSVLVISLISLIIVLVKTIIRTKK; encoded by the coding sequence ATGACTACATATGAGGCAATATCTTTAATGATACAGTTTTCGGTTTTAGTTATATCGCTGATCTCCTTAATAATTGTTTTGGTTAAAACGATTATAAGGACAAAAAAATAA
- a CDS encoding type II toxin-antitoxin system PemK/MazF family toxin, with protein sequence MIVKRGDIYYADLSPVIGSEQGGIRPVLIVQNDVGNKYSPTVIAAAITSQINKAKLPTHIEIDAQEYGLSKDSVILLEQIRTIDKKRLKEKIGHLDDELMEKVNEALSISFGLVDI encoded by the coding sequence GTGATTGTTAAAAGAGGAGATATTTATTATGCCGATTTAAGTCCTGTCATTGGTTCGGAACAGGGTGGTATACGACCTGTACTCATTGTACAGAATGATGTTGGCAACAAATACAGTCCGACGGTTATAGCAGCGGCCATAACTTCTCAAATCAATAAAGCTAAATTACCCACACACATAGAAATAGACGCGCAAGAATATGGTCTATCCAAAGATTCCGTTATTCTTTTAGAACAAATCAGGACCATAGATAAAAAAAGATTAAAAGAAAAAATAGGCCACCTGGATGATGAACTTATGGAAAAAGTCAATGAGGCACTAAGTATTAGTTTTGGTTTGGTGGACATATAA
- a CDS encoding ribbon-helix-helix domain-containing protein, whose protein sequence is MARKNINTTIDEDLYTEIKILAIKLKVNANDLIEEGMKYVIEKYTRMFNF, encoded by the coding sequence ATGGCAAGAAAAAATATTAATACAACAATAGATGAAGATTTATATACTGAAATTAAAATATTGGCTATTAAATTAAAAGTCAATGCTAACGACTTAATCGAAGAAGGTATGAAATATGTCATTGAAAAATACACAAGAATGTTTAATTTTTAG